TTCGCCGCAACGGAATTCGCGGAGTATGCCGATTCGGAGACCCTGCTGGAGAAGGTGTCGTCGTGGGTGGGCACCAGGCTGAACTACGTACCGGGATCCAGTGACCCGATCGACGGCGCGGCCGACACCGTGCTGGCCGGCGCCGGCGTGTGCCGCGACTACGCCCATCTGGTGGTCGCCCTGCTGCGCGCCGTGAACGTGCCCGCTCGGTTGGTCGCGGTGTACGCCCCGGGTTGTGAGCCGATGGATTTTCATGCCGTCGCCGAGGCGTATGTCGAGGGAGTCTGGCGCGTCGTCGATGCGACGTGCCTGGCTCCGCGGCAGTCCATGGTCCGCATCGCCACCGGACGCGACGCCGCTGACACCGCTTTTCTCGACAACCACAAGGGCGCGATCACGTTGAAGAACATGGAGGTGACGGCCGTCGTCGACGGACCGCTGCCCCATGACTCCGTGCACGATCTCGTCTCGCTGCACTGACGCCTGGGAATGCGATCCGGCGGGACGCGGTTTGGCCGTATATGGCCAAGATGAGCAGCGATGACCGCGAGAAGTTCCTGTCCGATCTGCACGTCGGGGTGATCGCGGTCGAACGTAAAGACCGTGCGCCGCTGAGTGTCCCGATCTGGTACGGGTATGAACCCGGTGGCGACGTGCTGTTGTGGACCGAATCCGATTCGCTCAAGCACCGGTTGATTCGCGACGCCGGTCGGTTCTCCATCACCGCTCAGGATGAGCAGCCGCCGTACAAGTACGTCACCGCCGAGGGTGACGTCACAGACATCAGCCCCGCGACCGACACCGATGCACGCCCGATAGCCGTCCGTTATCTCGGCGAGGAGGCGGGCAACCAGTTCACCGACGCGAACCTGACCCCGACGTCGGTGCTCATCCGGATGCGGCCGCAGCGCTGGCTGAGTTTCGACTACTCAGAAGAATGATTCGCGCGTGCGCGCTGACGTCCTATCGCCGCGACGGTCGCAGTGACGACGAGCACGGTGGCCACGACGGCCGTCGCCGATAGAAACGTGCTGTCCCGCCCGGCCGCACCGATCGCGATCGCCACGAGCGCCCACACCACCCCTGCCGCGTAACCGGGGGTGCCGCGCAGCATCCTCGTCAGGATCAGCGCGCAGACGACCGCGGCGGCCAGCACGATGAATTGCCACCAGACGGTCGATGCTGAGACACCGCTCTGGATAAGCGCGGCAGCGACATTCGCGAACACCGCGATGCTGCTCCAGCCGAGATAGAGCCCGAATGTCACGGTGGCCAGCAGCGCGACCCAGGGCGGGCAGGTCAGGTCGTGGCGCCGCCGCACCAGCAGCCGCATGATGTGGATCAGCGCCGACACCATCACTGCGAACACCGCGACACTGACCCACAGCCAGTCCTGCGCGGCCACGAGAAGCCAGACGCTGAATCCGATGAACGCCACGCTCGCGTCGACGAGCACGCTCGTCTCCCACCACGCACCAAGGCCGTAACGCAGGACCGCCAGGGCCGTCGCCGCGCTCAAGGCAGTGATCAGTCCCCAGAGGCTGAACGCGTAGCCGGCGGGAGTGATCAGTGCCTGATTCGTCGCTCCTGATTTCAGGAAGTCGGGAGCCACCGCATTCGCGATCACGGGCGCGGCGAGCTGGGTCAGCGCCAACAGCGCGGCGATCCACCGCCATGACCGCACCGACGGGGCACTCCTGTGCGTCTCTGCCGTGGTCAACGGTCTCCTCTCATGTGCGTCACCAGGTATTCGTAGCCGGACACACCGCGGATGCCAATCGGCACATACGCGATGGCGGGAAGGCGCACAATCACCGAGACGACGACGTCTCCTCGGCAAAGGGTTTTGGATGAAACGACAATCTGCTGCAGTTCTGGGGGTGGTCGCAGCGGTCACCGGCGGTGGGATCGCCCCGTCGGCATTGGCACAGCCGGGCGCCTACAACCCGGTGGCTCAGTACCTCCGCACGGCCGGCAATGTGCGCTGCGTGGTCACCGCGGAGGCTGCCGCGTGTGAGAACCCCCGGGGATTCGTCGGTGCTCCGGTCGACAGTCCCCTCGCATCGGTCGACGCCGCCGGCAAGTTCGCGTGGGCCGAAGGCGGTATCGGTCCGACCTCCGGCCAAGAAGTGACCATGGTCAACGGCCAGCCGTATCGGTATCACGGTTGGAGCCTGTTGTTGACGATCGAAGGGACGCGTCTGACCAACATCAAGAGCGTCCACGGCATGAACGTCTCCATCGACGGAACGACCATCACGCCGTACTGACCGCTCCGATCAGTCCACGCAGCGAAAACCGATATGCGACGTCGCGGTGTCCTGCGATTGCGACGAGCGCGCCGCCGCGCGGTAGCGGTGGCAGTACTCGGGCGCGCACAGGTGTGAGCCGCCCTTGAGGGTCTGCATCACCGCGGGGTTGGCCGAGAGCATCGGAGTGCAGCAGGACTTGGCGGGCTGGCCGGGTCGGTGTCGCGGCCGGTAGTGGGTGGTCGTCCATTCCCATACGTTGCCGATCATGTCGACGAGTCCGAACGGGTTGGCGGCGAACGTGCCGACGGGCGAGGTGCCGGTCCAGCCGCGGGCGCCGTCGTTGCGGTAGGGGAAGCGGCCCTGCCAGGTGTTGGCCATCAATTCGTCGCCCGGTCGCACGACGTCGCCCCAGGGGTACACCGTCGTCGATCCCGCGCGCGCCCCGTACTCCCATTCGGTTTCGGTGGGCAGTCGACGGTCGGCCCACTGGGCATAGGCGTTCGCGTCGGGGTACGCGATCTGGACCACGGGGTGCTCGTCGAGGTTCTCGATCGACGACTCCGGTCCGTGGGGGTGCCGCCAGCACGCACCGGGCATCCAGGTCCACCACAAGCGCCAGTTGCGCAGGTCGACAGGGCCGGCCGTGGGCTGGAACACCAGTGCTCCCGGTGCCCGATCCTCGGGCGGTACGTCAGGGAAATCGGCTGGATCCAAAGGCTTTTCGGCGATCGTGACGTAGCCGGTCTCGTCGACGAACCGGGCGAACTGGGCGTTGGTCACTGGGTGGCGCTCGATCGCGAACCCGTCGACGGTGGCGGTGTGTGCCGGCGCCTCTTCGGGATAGAAGTCATTCGAGCCCATGCGGAACGAACCACCGGGGACGTCGATCAGTTCGGTCAGCACGGTCTCAGGTTAGGCACGTCGGCGTGTGGGTGCCTACGCGCGACGGGGACGATGTGCGATTAACCCAATGGACGCTCCGATGCCGGACCACAACCCGGCGACGGCCGTCACCAGTACCAGGGGTCTCTGGCACTTGTGTCCGAATCACGCGGACATAGTTGGCCGCTGCTTTCGCGAAGACGGTTAACGTGCATGCGTTCGTGGGTACCACCACGTCATGCCGTTGGGGAACGGTACAAAGTTTGCCGGCTACACGATTGAGCGGCAGCTTGGCGCAGGAGGCATGGGCGAGGTGTACCTCGCGCGGCACCCACGCTTGCCTCGGCACGACGCACTCAAGGTGCTGCGGTCAGATATCTCGTCGGACCCCGACTACATCGAGCGCTTCAACCGAGAAGCGGACCTCGCTTCGAAGCTCTGGCACGCGCACATTGTGGGCATCCACGACCGCGGCAAGTACCGCGGGCGACTGTGGATTTCGATGGATTTCGTCGACGGTATCGACGCCGGTCGTCTCCTCCAGGAGCATCCGGATGGAGTACCGGAGGACCTCGTGCTCGACATCGTGGAGGCGGTGGCGAGTGCGCTCGACTATGCGCACGGCATGAATCTGCTGCACCGAGACGTCAAGCCGGCGAACATCATGGTTGCCGATGTCGAACACGGCGAACGACGAGTCCTTCTCGCTGATTTTGGCGTCGCCCGCGACCTTGCCGACACCGCGAGCGGGTCACTGACAGCGACGAACATGACCGTCGGCACCGCCGCGTATGCGGCACCTGAGCAGCTGATGGGACTCGACGTCGATGGCAGGACGGACCAATATTCGCTGGCGGCGACGGCTTACCACCTGCTGACCGGCGAGCAGCTGTTCCAGCATTCCAATCCCGCAGTCGTCATCGGCAAGCACCTGAACACAGAACCGCCAAGGATAAGTGCGACGCGTCCGGACCTTTGTCCGTTCGACACAGCGCTGGCGCGTGCCCTCGCCAAGTCTCCCGACGATAGATTCGCGAGTTGCATGGAGTTCGCCCGTGCGCTCGAGCAGCCAGCAGATTCGGCGGCCATTACGACGGCAACACTGAGCCCCAATTCTGTGGACACGATGATGGCTCCGGTAGCGTCGCCGCCCCCAACGTATCCAATCCAAGCGCACGCAGCCGAGTCTCCGCCGGAACCGAGAAAGTCCAGCCGCAAATGGATCGTCGTGGCCGCGGCTGCCGCCGCCGTTCTCGCGGTGATCGCCTTAGTCGCATATGTTGTTTTGCAGCCAGCCGATGACGCGATGACCGCCGAGCCATTCGACATCACAGGAAACGTGCGTCTGAGCAGTGACTTGGTCAAGACCAATGGATTGCCAGCAGGCTATAAGTGCGCTGGCGCAAAGGGTTTCGGCGACGTCGGCCCAAACGCTCCGATCATCGTGGAAGACGAGGCAGGAAAGCTGCTCGCGAAGGGGTCCATCGGCGGAAGTAGTGCTAGCACCGACGGGTGTCTTTTGAAGTTCGTGGTGAGCGACGTTCCCGCCGGATCTCGGTTCTACCGAGTGCAGGTCGGGCAGCAGCAACAGATGAGCTTCACTGAGCAAGAAGCCAGGACCGGTGTCGAGTTGATGATGGGGACTACAGACGCCGACACGGAGACGACGGTGGCTTCGCCACCGAAACCGTCAACAACACGCACAGTCACCGTGACGCCCACTCCTGATGTCGAGCAGGCAAGCCTTGCGCGGCTACAAGCCATAGCGCGCGACGATCGCCCGTCGGTCGCCGCTGTCCTCGCCGACCACTGGATACCTCAGATCAGTTCCAAGCGTGTGGGCTTGGTGGCGAAAGGCATCACCTGGGACAACCAAGCAATCCTCGACGAACACCTGCGGCTGCGGAACATTTATCCAGACGTAAAGCTGCTGTGGTCGGGTGATTGGTCGACTTACGACGGCCCCAACTTCTGGGTGACCGTCGTCGGGCTGTGGTCTGACGACTGGCGCGACGTCATTGGATGGTGCATCGACCAAGGCTTTGACCGGGACAACTGCATCGCCAAGATCGTCAGCACGACACACCCCATTGCGGGGAGCACGAAGCTGATTCCGTAGGTCTCAAGTTGTGCGCAGCTCGATGAACTTAAACAGCGCCAAGGGTTCAAGCTTCGGTGAGCGACACCTGTCGAGAGGTCAACGCGACCGCTTGCCCTTCGAGCCCCGCAACACCAGGTCGACGGCCGCCTCGATGACGTCGTCGTCGGGTACCGACCCGAACATGATCGTCGGGCACGCCACCACCCCGGCGAGCATGGAGATCGCCGCCTCCAACTCGACACCGTCGAACACCTCCGCGAGCATGCCGCGGATCGGTCGTTGCGCGTCGGTGTTGATCTGATCGCGCACCCGTGCCATCTCGTCGACCGACGCCCACTGGGCCATCACGGCCAGGATCTGATCGAGCCGGTACTCCAGCACGACCCTGCGGAAGATCGTCAGCTCGCCGACGAGGTCCGCGCGCAGATCGCCGGTTCGCTCCTGATGGGGCATCTCGCCGATCGCGCCGAGCGCCAGCAGGATGAGATCGACCCGCGACGGCCAGTGCGTGTAGAGGGTGGTCTTCGAGTAGCCGGCGAGCTCTGCCACGTGGCCGTGCGTCAAGGCATCCGTGCCCTCGTCCGTCAGCACCCGCAGTGCGACGCGCGAGACGTCGGCCCTGGTGCGGGCTACCCGCGCGTCCTGCGCGCCGTCGCCTGCGGCGAAGCGCTCAGCAGGAGTCACGGCGATGCCCTTTCGCGAATTGGCCCTTGACACTGGCCTAGAAGTTATCTAATGGACGGAGTGTCCATTATTGGAGGAATTAATCACAATTGGACGTTTAGACCATTAGTGGACCGGGGATTCAGCGCCACGAGGGCGGGTCGTGCAGGGCTCGCATCGCAGTAGTCATCGACGCCGAGTCAACGGAAAGGCCGTTCCCATGTCCGCAATCCTGTTCGGGTCCATCAGCACACTCGCCGACACATCGGAGCTGCAGCGCCGCGCCTTCAACGAGGCATTCGCCGCGTACGGCCTCGACTGGCAATGGTCGCAGGACGACTACCGGAAGATGCTCGGATCCAACGGTGGCGCGCAGCGCATCGCCGACCACGCCGCGTCCTGCGGTGACGACGTCGACGCCGCGGAGGTGCACGCCACCAAGTCGTCGATCTTCCAGGAGCTGCTCGGCACGCAGGCGGTGACGGCGCGCCCCAGCGTCGCCGAGACGATCAAGCGGGCGCGCGAGGGCGGGCACAAAATCGGCCTCGTCACGACCACCTCGGGCGAGAACATCGCCGCGTTGCTCAACGCACTGCAGGGCGAGATCGACGCCGGCGACTTCGACATCATCGTCGACAAGTCGGCGGTCGAGGAGCCCAAGCCCTCGCCCTCTGCGTATCTCTTCGCGCTGAGCGAGCTCGGCGTCGATGCGGCGGACGCGGTCGCCATCGAGGACAACGAAGGCGGTCTCAAGGCCGCCGTCGAGGCGGGTATCGCCTGCGTCGCGTTCCCGAACCAGAACACCGCGGGCGGCGACTTCAGTCTCGCGACCGAAACCGTCGACGAAATCGACCTCGACCGTCTGTCCGAGCTGGCCACCGCCTGACCCGCCCCGCGACCCGAGGAGAACATCGTGAGCAACATGCAGGCACGAGTCATCACCGGCGACAACGCCTTTCACGTCGAGGGTTACGAGAAGATCGAGTATGACCTCGTCTACGTCGACGGCATCTTCGACAGCACCCAGTCCGCGCTCGCCGACTGCTACCGCCCTTACGGACGCGCGCTGATGGTCGTCGACGAGACGGTCTACGCGCACTACCGCGAGCGCATCCACACCTACTTCGACCACCACGGCATCGCGCTGACGGTGGTCCCGGTGCAGATCCGCGAGACGGCGAAGTCGCTGGACACCTTCGAGCGAATCGTCACCGAGTTCGACGCCTACGGTCTGGTGCGTACCGAGCCGGTGCTCGTCGTCGGCGGCGGACTGACCACCGATGTCGCGGGTTTCGCGTGCGCGAGCTACCGGCGCAACACGCCCTACATTCGGATCCCCACCACGCTCATCGGGCTCATCGATGCGAGCGTGTCGATCAAGGTCGCGGTCAACCACGGCAAGAACAAGAACCGGCTGGGCGCGTACCACGCGTCGCAGAAGGTGTTCCTCGACTTCTCGTTCCTCGCGACGCTGCCCACCGACCAGGTACGCAATGGCATGGCCGAGCTGATCAAGATCGCCGTGGTCGGCAACGAGGAGATCTTCACCTTGTTGGAGACGTATGGCCCGGATCTGCTGCGTACCCGTTTCGGCCATCTCGACGGGTCGGACGAGCTGCGCAGAGTCGGGCACCGGCTGACGCATCAAGCCATCGCGACAATGCTCGAACTGGAGGCGCCGAACCTGCACGAGATCGACCTCGATCGGGTCATCGCGTTTGGCCACACCTGGAGTCCCACACTTGAACTCGCGCCGCCGACGCCGTTCTTTCACGGGCACGCCATCAACATCGACATGGCGCTGTCGGTGACGCTGGCCGAGCAGCGGGGGCTCTTGTCGGCCGCGGACCGCGACCGGGTCCTCAATGTCATGAGCTCTCTGGGGCTGGCGCTCGACAGCGAGCATCTCACCCCCGAACTGCTCAGCACGGCGACCGCCGCGATCCTCAAGACGCGCGACGGGCTGCTGCGCGCCGCGGTGCCCGACCCGATCGGACAGTGCACGTTCCTCAACGACGTCACCGTCGAAGAACTCACCGACACAATGACTTTGCACAAGAAGCTGTGCCTGGAGTTCGACCGCGGCGGGGACGGCGTCGACATGTGGGCGCCGACCGACGTTGCCGTCGCCCGTGTCTGATCTCGACGAGTCGCTGACCGCGGCCCCGCGTCCGGTCACGCCGACGACCATCCTGGCCGCCGAATCGTGCGACGCATACGCCGAGTTGGACGCGTGGGGCGGGGCGCCACTGCGGGTGCTGCAACGGTTGGGCAGAGTCCGGGATCTCGCCGGTGGTCTGGACGGCTACCTGGAGCGGTGCACGACGCCCGCGTCCCCGGCGCTGGCGCGACTGGCGCAACGCACCAACGCCACCGCCTGGGACGTCCGCTCGGGCGGGGCGTTGGAGCAGGAGATGTTGTCCGGCCATGTCGAAGGGCAACTGCTGAACTTCCTGGTCCGGATGGCCGGTGCGCGGCGGGTGCTGGAGATCGGCATGTTCACCGGGTATTCGGCGTTGGCCATGGCCGAAGCGCTGCCCGACGACGGCGTGGTCGTGGCCTGTGAACTCGATGACGACGTCGCGGCGTTTGCGCGCGAATGCTTCGACGACTCGCCGGTCGGTGATCGCATCACCGTCGAAGTCGGTCCTGCGATGGACACACTGCGTCGCTTGGATGGCGCGGGTGAGCCGTTCGACTTCGTGTTCATCGACGCGGACAAGGCGGGGTACCTGGCCTATCTGGACCTGCTGCTCGACAGCGCGCTGCTGGCGCCTGGGGCAGTGCTCGCTGTGGACAACACGCTGATGCAGGGCCAGCCGTACACCGGAGTGGGAGTGACGGCGAACGGGCAGGCGATCGCGTCGTTCAACGAGGCGGTGGCCGACGATCCGCGGGTCGAGCAGGTGGTGCTGCCGCTGCGAGACGGATTGACCTTGATCCGGCGGGCGACGTGACCGCGACGGCCGTCGTTGCGCAACCGGTGGTGGCGCGTCCCAGCGCCGGCCGGACGGTCTTGGCGCTACTGGCGTTGAGCCTCGTGGCGCCGGTGAATCTGGCGGTGGTCGCCGTGGCCCTGCTGACGCGGAAACCCTTGTCGCGCAGCGCTCCCGATGTTCCACGGACGGTGCTGATCAGCGGCGGCAAGATGACGAAGGCGCTGCAGCTGGCGCGGTCGTTCTACACCGCAGGCCATCGCGTGGTGCTGGTCGAGTCGAAGAAGTATCGGCTCACCGGCCACCGGTTCTCACGCGCCGTCGACCGGTTCTACGTGGTGCCGGAGTCCACGTCTCCCGGTTACGCCAGGGCGCTGCGCGACATCGTCCGCCGGGAGAAAGTGGATGTCTATGTGCCGGTGTGCAGTCCGGCGGCGAGCGTGCCCGACGCCGAGGCTCGGGCGCT
The sequence above is drawn from the Mycobacterium gallinarum genome and encodes:
- a CDS encoding O-methyltransferase — translated: MSDLDESLTAAPRPVTPTTILAAESCDAYAELDAWGGAPLRVLQRLGRVRDLAGGLDGYLERCTTPASPALARLAQRTNATAWDVRSGGALEQEMLSGHVEGQLLNFLVRMAGARRVLEIGMFTGYSALAMAEALPDDGVVVACELDDDVAAFARECFDDSPVGDRITVEVGPAMDTLRRLDGAGEPFDFVFIDADKAGYLAYLDLLLDSALLAPGAVLAVDNTLMQGQPYTGVGVTANGQAIASFNEAVADDPRVEQVVLPLRDGLTLIRRAT
- a CDS encoding serine/threonine-protein kinase → MPLGNGTKFAGYTIERQLGAGGMGEVYLARHPRLPRHDALKVLRSDISSDPDYIERFNREADLASKLWHAHIVGIHDRGKYRGRLWISMDFVDGIDAGRLLQEHPDGVPEDLVLDIVEAVASALDYAHGMNLLHRDVKPANIMVADVEHGERRVLLADFGVARDLADTASGSLTATNMTVGTAAYAAPEQLMGLDVDGRTDQYSLAATAYHLLTGEQLFQHSNPAVVIGKHLNTEPPRISATRPDLCPFDTALARALAKSPDDRFASCMEFARALEQPADSAAITTATLSPNSVDTMMAPVASPPPTYPIQAHAAESPPEPRKSSRKWIVVAAAAAAVLAVIALVAYVVLQPADDAMTAEPFDITGNVRLSSDLVKTNGLPAGYKCAGAKGFGDVGPNAPIIVEDEAGKLLAKGSIGGSSASTDGCLLKFVVSDVPAGSRFYRVQVGQQQQMSFTEQEARTGVELMMGTTDADTETTVASPPKPSTTRTVTVTPTPDVEQASLARLQAIARDDRPSVAAVLADHWIPQISSKRVGLVAKGITWDNQAILDEHLRLRNIYPDVKLLWSGDWSTYDGPNFWVTVVGLWSDDWRDVIGWCIDQGFDRDNCIAKIVSTTHPIAGSTKLIP
- a CDS encoding pyridoxamine 5'-phosphate oxidase family protein; protein product: MAKMSSDDREKFLSDLHVGVIAVERKDRAPLSVPIWYGYEPGGDVLLWTESDSLKHRLIRDAGRFSITAQDEQPPYKYVTAEGDVTDISPATDTDARPIAVRYLGEEAGNQFTDANLTPTSVLIRMRPQRWLSFDYSEE
- a CDS encoding sedoheptulose 7-phosphate cyclase; amino-acid sequence: MQARVITGDNAFHVEGYEKIEYDLVYVDGIFDSTQSALADCYRPYGRALMVVDETVYAHYRERIHTYFDHHGIALTVVPVQIRETAKSLDTFERIVTEFDAYGLVRTEPVLVVGGGLTTDVAGFACASYRRNTPYIRIPTTLIGLIDASVSIKVAVNHGKNKNRLGAYHASQKVFLDFSFLATLPTDQVRNGMAELIKIAVVGNEEIFTLLETYGPDLLRTRFGHLDGSDELRRVGHRLTHQAIATMLELEAPNLHEIDLDRVIAFGHTWSPTLELAPPTPFFHGHAINIDMALSVTLAEQRGLLSAADRDRVLNVMSSLGLALDSEHLTPELLSTATAAILKTRDGLLRAAVPDPIGQCTFLNDVTVEELTDTMTLHKKLCLEFDRGGDGVDMWAPTDVAVARV
- a CDS encoding formylglycine-generating enzyme family protein, with the translated sequence MLTELIDVPGGSFRMGSNDFYPEEAPAHTATVDGFAIERHPVTNAQFARFVDETGYVTIAEKPLDPADFPDVPPEDRAPGALVFQPTAGPVDLRNWRLWWTWMPGACWRHPHGPESSIENLDEHPVVQIAYPDANAYAQWADRRLPTETEWEYGARAGSTTVYPWGDVVRPGDELMANTWQGRFPYRNDGARGWTGTSPVGTFAANPFGLVDMIGNVWEWTTTHYRPRHRPGQPAKSCCTPMLSANPAVMQTLKGGSHLCAPEYCHRYRAAARSSQSQDTATSHIGFRCVD
- a CDS encoding HAD family hydrolase, with product MSAILFGSISTLADTSELQRRAFNEAFAAYGLDWQWSQDDYRKMLGSNGGAQRIADHAASCGDDVDAAEVHATKSSIFQELLGTQAVTARPSVAETIKRAREGGHKIGLVTTTSGENIAALLNALQGEIDAGDFDIIVDKSAVEEPKPSPSAYLFALSELGVDAADAVAIEDNEGGLKAAVEAGIACVAFPNQNTAGGDFSLATETVDEIDLDRLSELATA
- a CDS encoding transglutaminase-like domain-containing protein, encoding MPKWRRSTAGAADVAPTDELKRDVGAELEVDVTSPTMLEFQIAIADHPGARVTESLTFTCNGKPVTPDEVIGKHGTRIHRFAAPEGTVTANYTATVYGHAEPAPVHDIDLITYLRPSRYAEADKFYGFAATEFAEYADSETLLEKVSSWVGTRLNYVPGSSDPIDGAADTVLAGAGVCRDYAHLVVALLRAVNVPARLVAVYAPGCEPMDFHAVAEAYVEGVWRVVDATCLAPRQSMVRIATGRDAADTAFLDNHKGAITLKNMEVTAVVDGPLPHDSVHDLVSLH
- a CDS encoding TetR/AcrR family transcriptional regulator — translated: MTPAERFAAGDGAQDARVARTRADVSRVALRVLTDEGTDALTHGHVAELAGYSKTTLYTHWPSRVDLILLALGAIGEMPHQERTGDLRADLVGELTIFRRVVLEYRLDQILAVMAQWASVDEMARVRDQINTDAQRPIRGMLAEVFDGVELEAAISMLAGVVACPTIMFGSVPDDDVIEAAVDLVLRGSKGKRSR